The genomic segment gcgttaggcctagttcggatgaaattacactattaaaatgatcactgaatgatttgtttttctgaatctttactattttgttgttcgctagaatactattttgcaatttcacacttaagcaaatgtttgaaaactccggatctccttccttcatggtggctgccatttttttgtgccgcacgacgCATGCGCAGaactgattcgattctatattctgcgcggaatgcgtaaatgtcaagtttgattttagatttacgaacccgaaaaaaatgtcaaaaaaccggcattaaaaaaaaattcaaccgcacaaacggcactcacccggccagtggaccggaaacagaacattttttaataatggccctgcatgtttcagcttttcaaTGTAACGTGATCTGCAGGTATAATCTAAATTGTTAatcgtttcagagagattgtgCTGACAGCAGTCATCTCAATTTTCCCCACatagcactggcggctcgttaataggggcgatttgggcaacgcactcccaaacagggagggagttttttttttttttatctactcctactaccacggcaacagtaatgtcattgtccaatcaggctaaggtcgcgcctggtgtagccacgcccttttggggcaatttctgtcaggttcagatttgccccaaaatctcccattgacactaatagtacgtagttttttttttcgaaaatcctgctcccaatgcattttctattaggttttatgtgctcgcacaagcagcgtgcttacgtcatacgcctgttgcgccgcgcaagtgttgccagattgggaggttttaagtgctttttggcgggttttgaacataattttgggctggaaaacgcaacttgcgcaggaaatgtgtgaacattctatgaagatggcggcgaatgttgagtgcaacaatacgatagcggctctgaaagaagttccctttagtcgtcgtaccaatgaggagaaaacggcaatcaaacagctaggacctcctagaccgaatttaaacatcaagcaagtgtctacgaagggggagaagacctactcaagaggttttaacaagaactggtaccactggAAAACTtgcctagctggctgtgatgtagtcaatgctcttttttgctacccttgcgttctcttccaccctggaagtagcacagcagatggtacagtgatatctgatatttgaatttactaggcaaaagttgtttttgtgtgtgttttaccaatggcagtttaacattgccatgtttttgttttaccaatggcagtttaacattgccatgcttggaatatttcagtagcctcaagttctctctgatttggtgtaaattaagcatattttcagtttttatatattgtacagtatatgtgttcattggagccagcagcaccttaccttttttccaacttgttaagccaagttgcactgactacaaaaccttgtgtaaccttgtgtgtatatagctaaataactaaagccttttgtgttcattgacatgcttgtaatactttaaatttccttttaaggcatggctttctggaggaattcttggaaaaaaaaaactgcagaatttatttagaattatttgttgttaaaatggtgcaattccatattaaaaaaaacacataattaagctgcacatgtttgtttgatggttatgcttttcttcatctttttcaaaacttaaataaacacttgttttggatttatatcctgccactttaattgcattctttagaattgaagaaattagaatgtttataattaagaatttgtgtctacttattatagaatactggaataatatgagaaaataaatgagtaatgtaatattaattgattgtgatgccaaatgttttgctttgaaggcttcacaatgaatcttccttagttttagcctggcaagccagactaaatgtgaatatttgccacttgtaggcaaaaatatttttggccgctaggcaggtgggtctaggctaccttagtttgccacctttaacttgtttagtgttgccacctattggagagaagagatattgtctatattgatatctgaatttaccaggcaaaaacaagttcggccaattgatttgctacctacagtaggtcaatttacttcagtcctgtggacatttacggtccgtgtagacataacaggggaaaattgccccccctgaaaaaaaattcaggagccgccactgccacacaggcatgaggagaacatacaaactccacacagaaaggtcccagtcagccactgggctccaacccagaaccttctcgttgtgaggcgacagtgaggcGTCACCCAAACGTGACTGTGTAATCCATATATACCCACGTGCAGTAATCCTGGAAAATTATATAACTGGAAGTTGCTCAATCAACATTCATATTAGCTAGACTTGTATAAATTTACGCACACTCAGAAGCACAAGTacgattgataaatgaggcctatTGTAATTTCTAGAGTACCACAAGCAGTAACATTACTGATCTAAAGACATGAAAATATTTAATAAGCAGCATGTGTCCAGATTGTGGATCTGATATCCATAAGTCagcaggaaataaaaaaaaaaaagtacagtttTGATTGCAGAAATGGTGCAACATGTTGAAGACCAAGGGGTGCGGCAGTCTACACACTCATGTAGTGAGATCATGAAAACAAGACAGATTTATCTTCATTCAGTGTAATGACAAAATCAATCATGAGTCATTGCAAAAAACAGGTAATGTCCTCTGGGGTTTTcttaatcaataataataataataataataataataataataataataataataataataataaatgtttgaGGCAGAACTCCTTACTTATTCTGAAATATGGATTCCTTGCTTTTTATAATTAGCCAGGACTGAGCGTATATACATCAACAGATTATGTTTATATTCTCAACTCAGTGTCTGCATGCCGGACAtcaattttttttcccttgtagTTCACTTAATATAGGTCTTACCATAACTAAAGAGGGTGTACATGATTTCAGAAAAGCTCACTAGGTTCAGTAGAATAACAAAGAGCTCATAAGCAGAGAGATGAGCATGAGCCCATGACTAAGCTGTATGAGCTGTTCAGCACCATTAGCATCATTACCACGATTACCACCACCGTGCACTTGAGCCTGTTTCTCAGCATGTTGCTGAGAGTAAACCATGTAAAGATCAATACAGCGACGAGCTTTCATCTGCTCAATCAGTGCAGGATAGCCTATCTCCAATATGCTTACGGTATCATCTTCCTTGTTCAGCTCATCAGTCGTCTTCTCCTGAGGCTCAGTGGGTGGCTCTGTAGCACCTGTAAGCTTTGCAGCGAAGGGCAGAGGGTTATCTGTGGCATTGCTAGTTACATTTTTTCCCCCAGTGTTCTCATTTCTTGTAATAAGGTCTGATCCTTGAGATTCTGCTTCCCCAACTGGTTTATCACCCAGCTGCTCATTTGGACCTTCTTCAGTCAGAACCTTTTTACTATCCTCTGCCTCTTGTGGCAATGAGTATTCAGCAGCTCTCTTATTTCTGCCCTGCTCCTCTCGCAACAAATCCGTCCTCTTCATACAGCTGTCCATGTACTTGTCATATGACTGCGGTGGAGGATATTGAAGGATGTTGTGAACATTACTAGTTGAACTTGATCCAGAGTCACTTGGCCCCGCTCCTGGAGAGCTGGGGTTTGTGTTACTGTCAGGAGGTCTGGTACCATAGCGCCGGTACATGTAGTGGTTATAATAATATTCTTCTTGTGGGCTGTGAAACGTGAAGTGTGGGCGTGGAAAACTGCCCAGGTCATAACCCACCGCCATGCCAGCCATAGCTCCAACTCCAGCAGCCAACACTGCCTGCTTACCAAACCCCTTTGATTGGATAGAGGGCTTCATACCCATATTGTGCACAGACTGGGCAAAAGGAGAACCTCCTGCTCCATAACCACCATATCCATAGTTACCACCATAACGAGGGCTGATGATTTTATTGTTGGGGTTCCAGTAGGGGTATTGTGCTGCTCCAGGATATCCTCCTGCACCACCATACTGGTTAGGGCTGGAACCAGGATAAGATGCTCCCCGGACTGGGTACCCAGGGTAAGAACCACCTTGAGGATAAGGGTACCCTCCACTCCTTCCTGGTTGGCTGTTAGGATATGAAGCTGCACCAGGATATGATCCTTGACGTGGATATGATCCTTGACCTCCCTGATTAGGATAGCCTCCCCGATTAGGATAGCCTCCCCGATTAGGATAGCCTCCCTGATTAGGATAGCCTCCCTGATTAGGATAGCCTCCAGCACCCCCTCTGCCTGGATAAGAGCCAGCATGTCCTCCACCAGTGCCAGGATATGGTGGAGGGTTTTGGTTAGGCACTTGAGGCTGACGAGGATAATTGGCTGGCTGGGAGTGTGTTCCTCCAGCTGAGgaccctctggtgttactgcctccTCTGTTTCCCGTGCTGCTCcctttactgctgctgctgccccctttactgctgctgctgctccatttactgctgctgctgccccctttactgctgctgctgccctTGCACCAGCTGAAACCCCCTTTAAAACCACCGCTTCCTCGTCTGGCCATCGCACACACCACCAAAGCCAGACACACCCACACCACTGCAACACGATTCATCTTTAAGCAAAcagaagaaaaaatatatatatattagaaatTGTTAGACAGTAGTGTAAACCCATTTCTGGCACCATAATAACGAGAAGGTTTCTCATAGTTATGACTCGAGTACTCATGATAAATGAGActgaaagtcataattatgagaaatttCTCATAATGTAGAGTTTCTCTCAACAAGTTACTGtagcagaggctccaactctcccgccatgggcgggagatctcccgctttagggaacatttagaaaatcctcccgacctcccgctgacaacataaaatcTCCCGCctgcccttactacacatgattagtaaaaaaaaattaaaaattatatatataaacttgatacgtttatgttgacgaaaattaatagttgactttccgcttttcgtATGTCTGacgtatgggtggactcaagtgtgtaccccgcggtatatgccgattccccggtcggtacaccaatcggcgtaacggggggattggagtgaatgccggaggcatgcgcGCGCAGATCAAGCGCGCATATGAATGGAGCGGAATTCAGTATGCCGCGGGGTGCACACTTGAGCCACCCACTGTCTTAGCAGTTACcaataaagcatacagatggtgCTATTAATTATACATGtgagagaacgagaaaacccgcgacacaaccattttgtttgtttttttgcatctgCATTTATCACCtgctcatctttaactttatgttctcttgaatgagataatgaaacaaagttccgttggtggaaatggcgaaagccaaactacgaagaaaaaaatatcagaaaatcaccaagataaagttgggatcgcccgtcgcgatggtcgccagggacgaatggcggactattttggatggcagcaagacgaccctatatctgacaaagttagatcaccagaccagatgttagattctaaccaacttgtctgacttttactaacttagacttagaaatagaatattattagaacaacattatcatcagagggtctaccactggcaatttataatagggttgttttacaatcagggtacaaagtttgtgtcacaggggtccaaaattcaaactgattcaaactggttcttgtaccagtttttaagtgaaggacaagttaaagaacagatttcaggtaattttttgacatatgtgtatggtagttttgtgtaatctgctataagataaagaagattaagtgtagctttaagcagggctgggagaaacaaatgaagtgattctcagagaggacattttttttttgacaattcagaatccactacttccatcatgcttttaaatataaggctgtaagctttgtgttagttgtctctaatatttatgtcccaatatcttgaccacattttaggatgaaaataataattttagatatgttaattagacagggagattcttttgtgtaatctgaggtgaagtggggtttgcgcgcgctctctctctctgctatgccggtcggtcctcgagaaaaggggtaaaagcccgcccacactgaaagctgattggcttattttgctgagtaacccaatcaggatgctctttgtctggcatgcactacatgaacaggcacacaggcagtgttgccacattgggtggttttaagtgcattttggcgggttttgaacatattttgggatggaaaacgtcagcaatatctggcaacactgcacacagtctccctcgcgcgcgcacattctaagatgcgtgatgcagaccttaatgttgcgcgcgcacgctcttgctcgcttctatcaatatgcaggagactcccggaacttccgggagacttgggatgtctgcgttataaggtgaccacagatcgttaatcatacccccccccccgaaaatttctcaacggatttacatcgatctcaaaaacgatcattttggtctgaaaaagtcggaaatccgacatttttttgacacaattacatactaatttgatcaaaatagtctgaaaacttactggcattcaacattaaaacttaactatgtttccaatgatatggaaccatatatttgttttatggtataaaaaatgatttaagtgcattccttttggagctacctgtggtcaaaaaaagcactttttctaaatgacacgagtaattttgctaaatatgacattgtAAGTGTAGAGGCTtgttcgtagtgagaccttgagaaaagtgctatagcttacgctgatgaagtctctgtcccaaagtaactgtttccactctgtgtccgtgtgccttgtataaatccacttgaaacgtcttgaaagttgaactttaatcctcgtttaacaattacaaaaggttctaagatacagagagtcggtgagtcagagagtcaggtaagaaaaactgttcgcttctcGAGATCTCCATGAGAAGCGTaagaccgttcttatatagctgaatgaattctaattctaattcttgagaagcgtgagaccgttctaattcttgttctaattcttcacatatgaattcttaagaagcgtgagacagttctGAACATAAGAAttgcagacgtttacagactgttgtaaagagaaaaggggatgtctcacagtggtaaacatggccttgtcccaacttttttgagatgtgttgttgtcatgaaatttaaaatcacctaatttttctctttaaatgatgcattttctcagtttaaacatttgatatgtcatctatgttctattctgaataaaatatggaattttgaaacttccacatcattgcattccatttttatttacaatttgtactttgtcccaacttttttggaatcggggttgtagttgctgTAGATAAAGGTGCTATCATTTGTCTGCTTATGAATGATTTTGTCATTGAGGCGGTGTTGATGATGCAAAGTAGGCCCTTCAGTAACAAACACCAAGTCACTAATTATGCTACAGTTATAAGTAATTAAGAAACTGTTAGTTAAACAATAAACTGTTGTTTACTTTTAAACTAACCATCTGAGTGATTACAGGGATATGTGGGTATCTGGGATGTAACAGGTAGGTCAGAATATTTAATCTGTTAACTGGTGGTATATGTCAAATGCATGCTTCATTAGGCAGAGAAAAGCTGTGGCTCTCAAACATTGTCCACTTAATCAAGTTGTCACGTCAGTGTGCACTGGCACTCAGAGCGCACAGCATGGACTGCAACTTGCATGCAGTGTTGCGCTCAAGCTCATTGGGACTAATTGCCATGCACATGCTGCTGATCAGAGTGCAATCTCAGTGAATCCATTTTAGAAATTtcctaaacacacagactttgaaGTATACGTTTAGTACCCTATGTCTAACATTACTAAGCCTTTGTCATTgcattgcttttctggttttgactctcTTTTGTATTTTGCCCCGTTTCGGTCTTTGATATTGTTTGTGCCTTGCATGACCCTTGCCTGTTTCTTCACTTTGCTTTTGCTGGATGTTTTGCCAGCTTGTTTTTAAATAAACTCTTTCAGCACTTACATCTGCCTATCACTTATTTTACCTGACAGAATATTTCACTGACCACAAGGCTGTAATAGAAGAGAGAAGGCATGCTGAGCAACACCACACCAAGCCAGATTCAGAGAGGTAATGACacctagaatttttttttttgggtgggtgcTAATACCTGTAAGGCTGACATGGTGGCAGATGGGGAGACCtccactccagagctccctcctaaGGCCAACAGGGCAGCCCTTGTTCTAGAGCTTGCACCAGAGGCAGACAGGGCAGCCTTCACTTCAGGCTTCAGGGAGGATGAGATCATTTGATTTTCACACATGTTGTACAAGTAGATAAATAGAactcaaacaaatgagacaaatgtgagtgtgaatggttgtctgtgtctatgtgtcagccctgtgatgacctggcgacttgtccagggtgtaccccgcctttcgcccgtagtcagctgggataggctccagcttgcctgcgaccctgtagaaggataaagcggctagagataatgagatgagaatgagacaaatgagacaaaataaaaatacttggtcatttatttattgaggaaaatgacctaatattacatatcagtgagtggcaaaagtatgtgaacctttgctttcaatatctggtgtgccccccccccccaatgcagtaataactgtaaataaacatttccggtaactgttgatcagtcctgcacattggcttggaggaattttagcccattcatctacagaacagcttcaactctgggatattggtggctttcctcatatgaactgcccgcttcaggtcctttggatgatggtcagaactttgacttggccattccaaaacattaacttttcttctttaaccattctttggtagaatgacttgtatgctCATTGTCTTTTTCCTTCTGTATGACCCACTTTGTCTTGAGATTCAGTGCACTCACAGgtatcctgacatttttcttcagAATTTGCTGGAATAATTCTGAATTCATTGTGCCATCActaatggcaagccatcctggcccacatgcagcaagactggcccaaaccgtgatactaccacctccgtgtttcacagatggattaagattcttattctggaatgcagtgttttcctttctttaaccataacacttctcatttaaaccaaaaagttctattttggtcttatttatccacaaaacattttcccagtggTCTTCTGACTTGTCCATGTTATCTTTAGCAAAGTATAGATGAACAccagtgttatttttggagagcaatggctttatccttgcaaccctgccatgcacaccattgatatccagtgttctcctgatggtttactcatgaacattaacattagacaatgtgagagaggtgttTAGTTGCTTATAAATTACCCTGGGTTCTTTTATAACTTTgtggactattacacaccttgctcttggagtgatctttgttggttgaccactcctggagagggtcacaatggtcttgaattttctccatttgtacacagtctgtctgactgtgatttggtggagtccaaactctttagagatggttttgttacattttccagcctaatgaacatcaacaactcattttctgaggtctgcagaaatctcttttgtttgtgccataatacacttccacaaatatgttgtgaagctcagacattgatggatccctgttctttaaataaaacttgccctcactcacacctgatagtCATCCCATcagttgaaaacacctgattcaaatttcaccttcaaactaactgttaatcctagagattcacatacttttgccactcacagatattggatcattttcctcaaaaaataaatgaccaagtataatattttggctcatttgtttaattgagtttaattgggttcttttttgaggcagcatggtggtacagtggttagcactatcacctcacagcaagaaggttctggattcaaacctGCTGGTCGACTGGGACCTTTCTGtaaggagcttgcatgttctccccatgcctgtgtgggtttcctccgggtgctcccttttcctcccacagtctgaaaacatgtggattaggtcacctgactactctaaattgctgtTAGCCCTGCAACAGGCTGGcgagtccagggtgtatcccgcctctcgcccaatgtcatctgggactggctccagctcacctgtgacccacaatagataagcagtatagaaaattaatgaaataatgggttcttttttattttcaattcATTTTATGTATTAGATGTTCATTTTACATTACAACAAACACATCCCATTTgaaaggcggcacagtggtgtagtgattagcactgtcacctcacagcaagaaggttctgggtttgagcccagtggccaatgggggtctttctgtgtggagtttgcatattttccccgtgtctgcatgggtttcctctgagtgctctggtttcccccacagtccaaagacatgcaggttaggttaattggtggttctaaattgactgagtgtgaa from the Neoarius graeffei isolate fNeoGra1 chromosome 2, fNeoGra1.pri, whole genome shotgun sequence genome contains:
- the prnprs3 gene encoding prion protein, related sequence 3; this encodes MNRVAVVWVCLALVVCAMARRGSGGFKGGFSWCKGSSSSKGGSSSSKWSSSSSKGGSSSSKGSSTGNRGGSNTRGSSAGGTHSQPANYPRQPQVPNQNPPPYPGTGGGHAGSYPGRGGAGGYPNQGGYPNQGGYPNRGGYPNRGGYPNQGGQGSYPRQGSYPGAASYPNSQPGRSGGYPYPQGGSYPGYPVRGASYPGSSPNQYGGAGGYPGAAQYPYWNPNNKIISPRYGGNYGYGGYGAGGSPFAQSVHNMGMKPSIQSKGFGKQAVLAAGVGAMAGMAVGYDLGSFPRPHFTFHSPQEEYYYNHYMYRRYGTRPPDSNTNPSSPGAGPSDSGSSSTSNVHNILQYPPPQSYDKYMDSCMKRTDLLREEQGRNKRAAEYSLPQEAEDSKKVLTEEGPNEQLGDKPVGEAESQGSDLITRNENTGGKNVTSNATDNPLPFAAKLTGATEPPTEPQEKTTDELNKEDDTVSILEIGYPALIEQMKARRCIDLYMVYSQQHAEKQAQVHGGGNRGNDANGAEQLIQLSHGLMLISLLMSSLLFY